The genomic interval AAACCATACCTCAATCTTACTATATATAGGTAGAACCAGAACCCCCGTAGATGCCTTCTCGAATCGTCCCTAGTCGCATCCCTAGCCTCCACCTGAAGAGGCGCAATGATGGTGAAGGTATTAAGATCCTCATAATTCCAAGCCTCCGCCCCCATTTTCCAATCTCCAAGAGAGAAAAGATGGCTGAAGATATGCTCAGATGATATTAAATGCCAAAGATCCTAACATAAACCCTCAGGagagaaacaaaacaaagaaagagaaagagaatagAGAGGAAAAGTGGGTTTGCAATTAATGAGATGGGATTGTGTGAACAGGGGATAACACTCAGAGCAATTAATGCCCTTAATCATGAAGCAAAGAGaacaaaaaatgacaaaaagaagaggaagatgaaAGAGAACCACCACTTAACTGATTAGGGTGGACGAGAATCACCATGCTCGGGACCAAACTAGCAGAAGAGGAACGGTTTCGCATACCTACTAGAAGACTCCAGGGAGAGAAAAGCTCTTTTTACATGTATGAAATGAGATTATTTTATGTcttctatcaaaaaaaaaaagattattttatGAGTCACTTCCAGTCGTGTAAATTACGTTTTTGTTAGTGAGATTCATCGGTATGAAGTTGAGACAGGTCAAGTTTAATTGATCAAGGTTGTAACTGATACTTTTGATAGTGGAACCTTGTAGAGGAATCTGGATTAGGCCAAACAATTATTGGTTGAGCCCGCataaattgttatattatttattaaataatataatgattAAGATTAAAGttatgatataatatatattattagtgtaatataTAATGTTATTGGaagttatatacatataatattcatataattgtaacataATAAGTGGAGTTACTTGTATTTTGTAACTTCCACGTCATTACTAATTAAGTGTGTAAAGAGTGGTCACACAATTTAATCTTTTAAAAATCAAAGTTATAATGCAAATGTAAATATTCAGATTGaattttgtcatttataatatgtataaatcaaaaaataaagtgggaATAATTTAAAATGCTTTGAAGAATTATTTACAAAAGCTGaaaaatttagtaactaataacTAGTTACTTTCTTTCAACTTtatgatttgaatatttttgacaaTGGGGATACTTTCTAACAGCTCCTATACTTATTTAATCTAATTTACACCCAGTTAAGAGATGGTAACAATCATTGGGTGTAGGGTATTTGAATTTTAAAGTGTGTGatccaaaacactataaatagagaCATTGGTTCATCATTTCAAACATACtcttctcttttatctttcaaacacaaagttagaaaattctaaggcttgataattcccataAGTATTTCCAGAAAGCCTTAAGTGTTTCATAGAGGGAAAATAATCTACTTGGATGAATAGAAATTTTGTTCAAGCTTTTGGTGATCCCCATCTCAACTTTGGGTGTTTGTTATTCTATTCTTTTTTTGTTCTATTCTCTAGTCTATTATATAGTATTACAtgcattatatatatactatatcatatatatatttatatttattaatttaagtctCTAATTTAATCTTTTACCATAAAATTTTCTTAACTATAATATTTGAATTGTGGcaaaaatctttattttttcacaaaaattagaCTTATACCAATCataaatatttgtttttaatttaatattaattggtTTTAAAACACTACAatgtatataataaattattttaaaataatataaaaactaAATTCCATTTTAATCAAGTCATGAGAaaacatcatttaatttaaaattaaataaaaacttaaaatgaagaggacaaaaatcatcaatgaacATGAGCATTAAAGAagggaaatttaattaattatgctTCCATGTGCTTAAAATTTTTCCCTTAAACTCATAATACCCAATATTTGTAGCATATGCCAACATTTGTATTATGCCAAAATACCCTCTCCATTTACATCACCatcctctctcttcttctctctttccctcttacTGCCAGAGCTCCTCTATCACCACAAAGCAACAcaattttctcttctctttactTTACTACACTACAAGCTACACTAcatattttctctcatttttggACGGAGCATCATACACGAAGCTCATGGgtaaattatcttttttttttgtgtaattttgttggttgttgttatatttagtttagaatactgttttgatgcttgatttgTGGGTTGTTGCTGTTATTTTACTGTTTTGTGTGTTGAAATTGTTGCTGTGTGTGAATACTGCACTTTTCCTGgttctgtaattttttttgtctggTCCTATAGGGTTTGATGTGGCCCCGATGGTGGTTTGATACTCCACTTTGCGTAAGGACAGGGATGAAAGCCATAAGGGCCCAATGAAGGCCCGATAGGTGTCAGATAGGTTATTTTGGACTTAGATTTTGATGGGCCCAATACCGGCCCGATGGGGTGTCCGATAGGTGGCTCGGGATTTAGATTTTAATGGGCCAGATATGGGCCCGATGGGGTGTCCAATAGGTGGCTTGGGATTTAGATTTTGATGAGCTCGATATGGGCCCGATGGTTTCCCAATATGGTATTGCGGACTTTATTTTTAATAGGGCTGATATGGGCCCGATTGGTCTTGATGGGTGTCCGATATTTGGTTGGGGACTTAGGTTTTTAATGGGCCCGATATGAGCCCAATTTTTGTCCGATGATGTGGCCCGATTGTGGCATTGGCATAATTTTGTGATGGACCCGATGGGTGTCGATATTGTTTCGATGTTGTGCTCGATGGTTTGCAGATTTATGGTATTTCAAGgatttgtaattgtattttttttaatgtatgtgACAGGTTCAACTGTTAATGTGTTTGTTATGTTTAATGGTGTTTGGGAGCTTGAGGGTAGAGATTGGATTTATAACCGGGCCAAAAATTTGACATTTGACATTGATACAAACGTAAGGTACTGAGGTTTGGTTGACATCTGACATCAATAGTAAGAGGTCTTATGTATGCTCTTGCATACActagaccagacatctgctattgagtgtgAGCTTTAGTAAGTATTAGTTCAAATCTAGAAaaaaagaacattggaagataatTAAACATATCCTAAAATAGatgaagatgaactatatgttagtcgtaAGGATGGTgttttaaaacttttaggatACACCAAATTAGCTTTCTAGATTTGCGTTAATACTAGAAACTCTAATTgagagatggtgattactctaggggtagAGTAATATATTTTGGAGAACAGTAAAAACCACTTCGAAACCACTAAATCTACTAGTATGACTGAATAATAAGGTTGCCTTAACAGATTTTTGGCATAATTCTAGACATGGAATAGCTGCTAGTGTGACTCCGTGATAACAcaattgtaatttttaaatagtAAAGAATCATGTACCCTAAGAGGAGTAAAACATATATGTTAGGAATTCGCAAAATTGTGAATTTTATTACTAAAGAAAATGTGATGGTAGAGAAGGTTGATACTGAATACAACCAATCAGATCATATTACATAGTTTATGTCAAATATTATATTTGATCAAGAAATTAAGTATATGagattaaaataaaatgtacttttgttttatattagtgcaagtgggactttgttggaattttatgccttaaataaaattcaatttcaTTGCAACCTTATTTACTTTCattaaagatcagaaatcatatcTTGACCTTATCATATGCTTTGTTCCCATATTTTTTACAtgattataggtttaatttatAAGTTCTATTAAATCCCGAACATATAGTTATACACAATTATAGTAATGTCATCACATTAgaaagtaattgtgattatatgattcaaactatttagtcccatgatttatcagtacattAGATTTATACTGACGTGATAATTAACGATAAAATTTACTTACACATTAATATGTAGAATGTTCTTTCTagggcattagcaaagtatactagtatcggatgtattggCTATACATCAGACTGGACCAATATTAACAGTgaaaaagatatcataaacttaccgttatatttttttttaagttaatgtcacttagttgatcttagattaaagaTCTTAACCCCGAGATGATTAGGTTCTGGCTTAAATAAATTACAtgtgttctttgacttgtttgtTACAGATGACCATTAGGATCGAtccaatacttacatcttggggaCATGGTACTATAATTGAGTGGGGGTATTAATCGTAGataaggaatctatagcttctattactatttagaagtgaaatgatgattttcttAGAGCTTGGCTAACAGACATagatggaagagctcttatttcagtaattgtaattagtttactgaaatatcatttataagaagctaagtgttttaaggataaaatatattgaagggtaAAATGTTAAATTTGTCCATACTTGaagtaaatcatctatagaggatattCAATTGTTTAGATTAAAACAATATTGGATAATTTATAGCATATCTATTCTTGGTGaatagagcattctatgtaattaagagtgcaattttgaatctatagtggagtcaggAGGAATTATTGGGAGCTTGGTtacataggcccatggtcctcaAACTAACtgagataatattattttgtagtctcaattaattggtttatttaaatcaattagGATTCTAAATAATGACTATGtcttagttatgaattttagtAAAGAATTGCATaattgagaaaaagaaaagaaataataatttatttcttagTTAATACACTTTATggatctaattaataaatatatttaaattatattttatttgataattatttataattattaaaataaaattagtatttaaataattagaagagATAActgataaaatatgaaaaagtcATTTTTTTATGTGAATGAAATAAAGTGGCATAAATCTAACTCTAAAGCCCAATAAGCAATTTGGGCCTAGAGTTAGACTTCAACACAAGTCTCTATTTTAAGCCCAATGTCATTTAAACCTAACCATAAGTGAAGCCTATAAATAGAATGAGAAGAGAGCTTTATCAGATGATGATTTTTTaagctagaaaaccctaaaatgctcacttcttcttctctttaattttaaaGATACAGAggctattttctcttagatttCTTCATCAAATTCACAATCCTTAGTGTTAAGAACTTGTCCACACATTTTAAAGCAATACTCAGCATAGTGAAAAAAGACTATGTAGTCCAATTGTCACCAAAGGAGAATCTAAGCTAAGATCTTGATCATACTCTGCAATATGAaggatcaagggttagagatctgaatggaatgagtcatattattccgctgccatcaatgtaagattttctatacctttatgtgtttaattcattattttttttaaaaaaatcatatttaggatgttaaattatagaattataattcaACATAcaagtaaatctagatcatggtaaaatatttccaacaactataTCATGTAAAAGGGCTAAGCAGACACTCGTAGCTCATTCCATCGTGGCAACATAATTCTGCGAAATTTCGTCACTTGGCTGCAAGTTGTGTAAGAAATTGAAAGACCACTAAAGATATATTGTGACAATCTATTAGCAGTTCTATATTTAGATGACAGTAGAAGCTTATCAAAGTCTAAACACATAGAAATTGAGTCTCTAGTTGTTAAAAGAGAGTTTAGAGTAAAATAGTGTCTATTGAGCATAATTTTAGCAAATCCACTAACTAAAGTTTTGACACCCAAGATCTTTTATAAGCATACTACTTACAGGGGTATTGTTTTATTTGATAATGTTCAGTTTTAGTGAGGGTTTATTTTCAATATTAGTTACTTTGTTGAATGACACTATATATTACACTACTTTAAGTAGGTTCAGTTTTCTACAGAATAAAGTTGATGATTTATTATCTTTATTGCTCTAAATGTGTTATCTTTCAATTGTAGTTTGACAAAAGTTTGAAAGACTAAAGATAGATCTCCCTAAGGAATAAAAGACCAATTAGAATAGACATGATTAAGATTacattgcatgtaatttccaATTACACATCTATATTTGATCTAtgtcattatatatatttaatatgatGATCATTGATTGGTCCAGTTACGATAAAAGTAACAATAGCAGTTTTGGCCTCATATTGGTATAAAAGATGGATCATATTGTTTTAAGGAGATGCTTAGAGAATAATTAGCAAGTTTGTGTGCACATAAGGTTATCGAATGTAATTATAATTGGAATTAATTTGTAGcacaagtgggagattgttgaattttttttcataattcaaTATGTGGGCttacaaattaagataatttattCGAGCTAATATTCTAAATTTGGCTGAATAAGTGATCTAAATAAATGAGTTCAATAAACATCTTATTTAGTATGAGCTTTGTAATGTGTAATACCCAATTTGTTAACCTAATTAGGATTTATGGAACTCTAATTAGTTTGCTATATATAAAGAACATTAGGGTTTGGTTCCCAAGGCTAATCTCAACCATTCTTCTCCTCCATTCTCATTAATTGCGTAAGAACCCATAGAGAGAAGATTAGTCTGTGGAAGACCATATACCCACAATCTCATATCATTTTTAACATCATGAAATCAAATTTGTCTTCCATCTTATTAATTCATAGAGTAATTTTAATAATCTGACATAAATTTAAGATCCATAtatatttctaatttaatttctaatacactatcaaaaatattattatataaaaaaatttctaacttcAGTTAAATTTTCTTGATCTCTTTCAAGTGATGAAAGAACCCTAGTtagttatataaataataaccaattttatttatttatttgtttattttttgtaagggtttaatattaaatatttattcaattaatattCTCAAATTAGTTTCTCGCATTACTTTAGATTACAATaattttaagagtaatttgtgacaaaaatactagaatttAACTCAATGTTGTAGataaataagtttaattttttacggtAATTACATCcaagttatatttttgaaatatatgtaGATACTTGGCTGTTAAGTGTCAAGTCAATCACCACGTGGCAATCCCTTATTGGTCCAAgtctttaaatttttattttttatttaaaaattaatttaaatatatcaataaaaaaataatgtgtgtATAATAACTTGACACTAAACGACCGAATACTTACAAAAAttctgaaaatataattttagtatcattacagttaaaaattaaacttagtatCTATTTACAATCgagaattaaatttaattatttatagaacaaattattctatttttaagcTTAAAGTACAAAAATACTATacctttattaatattaaatatgttTACTTAACactaaaaactaataataattaaaaaaaaaaaattatgacaaTTTAGGCAGGTTAACTGAATAAATCGGTAAAATTATTAGGCAAGTTAAACTTTTTTAATTGTCTATTGGGTAAGGTACAATGAAATTAGAGATATTTACACCACATACTTACTGAAATTTCTAATTTGTTACTGTATAAATTTTATACCTTATACTGTGTTGAATTTTTTCTATTGCTCTAcgattgttttttagttgttccactgttgtttttaattattctattttgtgCTTTACTATTGTTTTATAAAAgtacaatatttttaaaaaaaatgtccgTGGGAGAGTAtttttatgaaaatcaactcaaattccaatattttttctttttttttttggtaaatttcCCTTAAACTTTTTACAATACCACATTTATCCACATTTAATTGTCacccctaatttttttttatctaaatttGCTCTAAAATTTAGACCGAGATCAAGAGTTATACTATGCATTATCTCCTGAAattaataactctaaaaaaaaaacaaatcggTACTGAGATTCGTGTGTCAACGGAAATTACCAGAATAAccttaaattatatatagtaCCACCGGTGACCAGTTCAGCATTAAAATGAGAAGGCAATTTTGGTCAATTCCTAAACAATATTGCAATGGTAAAAGGAAATGTATGGATATGACTGTGTCTGTAAGTCCCTAGAAGATAAGGgtaatagtagtagtagtactGAGTTAGGAGTAGAAAGATAATCACTAcgtagagaaaaaaaaaattaaaaaaaaaaattcaacaaaattacataatttgatGCACAATTTGGTTTTCTTTCACGTGACCATAGCAAAAAGTTTCATACTATTTTCAACAGTTCAGTACTGACCTGGGACCAAAACCCTAACCTaacaacaaaatataataattattcaaCAAAGAAATTCAAGTCAATTTCAGAGTATTCGATTCAGAAAATCTCTTCGCAAATTTCTGTACatttttacaaatataataattttcaattttctgtacaaaatttaattaccatGCCCTGGCAAAATGTCCTCTCAATCTAAACAAAACCCCACCAAAGATCACTCTGTTTCGGCGAGATTACGGTACACACCGACAAAACGACGTCGTTTCAGTACCGCCTTGCCATCTCTTCCCCATGGAAGGAACAGAagtttcaaagaaaatacaccaaaaatattgaattgtatATGTTATAGTTTTTACGAAAATTACAGaattagtgaaaaaaaaaacgaaaaagatAAAATCACCTCAAACAAGCCTTAATTCAGTCGGGttagaaaccaaaaaaaaaatggtgatcACTGATCAGGGATTAAAAAGGCGATTGTTGCAGCGGCATTTCCAACCTAAAGGCTTGTAATCAAAGTACTTGTTACCTGAATCTAAGACCACAACCGGGTCGGTTCGGGTGACGCCCGGTCGAACCGGTTCGTGACTGGGTAGGCTTGGGACTTGAACTGCCATGCAGGGGTGGCACGTGTTGCACTTGTTGTGGCAGCTTGGAGGGGTCGAACCCAGTCGGGATTTTTCCTCAACCTCAACCAACAACACCTGGAATTCCTAATTCTGTATCAATCAACCAgacccaaaaaaagaaaaaatctatAAAATTCGTAAAAGgggtgtttttttttatatatatatatattaccttGCGTGAAGAAGAAATTGGTGGAATGTGTGAGTGTGACCGAGACAGAGAAGAGCAAGGAGAGAGAAGAAGATGGAGAAGCATAATAACCCAAAGATTAAACAAGGAATTCATGGTGTTTGATGACATGAAATTCATATCATATCATGTCACACCATGAAGTCATCAACTGGTCAAAGCTTTAgccaatttagttttaaaacTCGGAACTGgggaagaaagaaattaaagagagagagagagaggggtatATAGTTGAGTAatgaaatatataataataataaacaaggaGATTGATAGGAAAGAAGAGTAGTGGCATTAAAGGAGGGTCTGAGTCTGATGTGAGCAGAAACTGAAGACTGAGGAGAGAAGAGTCTGATTAATGCAGTGAGCGACAGAGAGAGTGAAAGGAACAATACAGGGAAGAAGAAAACGAAACACGAAGCTGGAGTATCACACGTCAGATCTACTTATTTGGATTATAGTCTACTTTTCTGAACCTCCTTTACTACTCTtatcatatgtttttttttatttgtattttttttctgtgATTCTAATATAACATGTGTCACACTAGCTTGTTGTACTAGCTATAAAACCCTTACAATAAATTactttattgaaaaaataaaaacaacaaatttGTAATATATTTCATTTCATGATTTGGTAGGCTTTTACCATGAAAAATTGACTACcggtataaaaaaataaaataaattattggtcACTAAATTAGTTgaattatacatatttaattgtacaaataatttttttaatgataaaattctctaaatttatattaatagtACAAGATGGTATTTAAGACTTAGGGTGATTAGTGATTTTTtcccttgaactttgacatgtaccataTCGTggcttttgaatttttttttgctgttaaaaattccccccgaactattgagattgttaaatttaaggacttttgtctaattttattcaattttactgtttcagtgattgtttatgtactaaaccatatctaccaaatcatgctcctcaaattttgatatgtactaaatcatgtccctgaactttcatccatgttagaatttttaaactaaaattagacaaaagtccttaaatttaacaatctcaatagtccgggaagaatttttaacggccaaaaaagttcaagggcatgatttggtacatgcaaagttcggggagaaaaattactaattagcctaagaC from Cannabis sativa cultivar Pink pepper isolate KNU-18-1 chromosome 4, ASM2916894v1, whole genome shotgun sequence carries:
- the LOC133037298 gene encoding EPIDERMAL PATTERNING FACTOR-like protein 1 isoform X3; translated protein: MNFMSSNTMNSLFNLWVIMLLHLLLSPCSSLSRSHSHIPPISSSRKEFQVLLVEVEEKSRLGSTPPSCHNKCNTCHPCMAVQVPSLPSHEPVRPGVTRTDPVVVLDSGGG
- the LOC133037298 gene encoding EPIDERMAL PATTERNING FACTOR-like protein 1 isoform X2, which encodes MNFMSSNTMNSLFNLWVIMLLHLLLSPCSSLSRSHSHIPPISSSRKVLLVEVEEKSRLGSTPPSCHNKCNTCHPCMAVQVPSLPSHEPVRPGVTRTDPVVVLDSEYDQDLSLDSPLVTIGLHSLFSLC
- the LOC133037298 gene encoding EPIDERMAL PATTERNING FACTOR-like protein 1 isoform X1; this encodes MNFMSSNTMNSLFNLWVIMLLHLLLSPCSSLSRSHSHIPPISSSRKEFQVLLVEVEEKSRLGSTPPSCHNKCNTCHPCMAVQVPSLPSHEPVRPGVTRTDPVVVLDSEYDQDLSLDSPLVTIGLHSLFSLC